A single genomic interval of Koleobacter methoxysyntrophicus harbors:
- a CDS encoding bifunctional riboflavin kinase/FAD synthetase, with protein MKVINDLKDFTAGGFSSIALGNFDGIHLGHQKLLKRLIESTERYSTKSVVFTFEPHPSQVLNGNDSPFLLTPLEDKIELISKYGVEYLVLMPFTDSFSKMSPEGFVKEILVDKMNVKYIVVGFNYKFGNMASGSVDDLSRLSHMYNFTVEIVPPITHQKRVISSSYIRELLQIGDVKKVAECLGRPYKIKGEVIHGDGRGKTIGVPTANLKLNHLIALPVNGVYIVEAILKGERYMGVVNIGSKPTFNKWNPSIELHIVDYSGDIYNEIIEVYFMDRIRSIKKFRDSTELVNQIKQDIIVCRKFTGKDTGIV; from the coding sequence ATGAAGGTAATCAATGATTTAAAGGATTTTACTGCTGGGGGTTTTTCATCTATTGCTCTTGGTAATTTCGATGGAATTCATCTCGGTCACCAAAAATTATTAAAGAGATTAATAGAATCTACCGAAAGATATAGCACCAAATCCGTTGTTTTTACCTTTGAGCCTCATCCTAGCCAGGTATTAAACGGAAATGATTCTCCATTTTTATTAACTCCTTTAGAAGATAAAATAGAGTTAATATCAAAATACGGGGTAGAATACCTGGTTTTGATGCCGTTTACCGATTCATTTTCAAAAATGAGCCCTGAGGGTTTTGTGAAAGAGATATTGGTTGATAAGATGAACGTAAAGTATATAGTAGTAGGGTTTAATTATAAGTTTGGGAATATGGCATCAGGTTCAGTCGATGATCTGTCCAGACTTTCACATATGTATAATTTCACGGTTGAGATAGTTCCTCCTATAACGCATCAGAAACGGGTGATTAGCAGCAGTTATATAAGGGAACTACTTCAGATTGGAGATGTCAAAAAAGTTGCAGAGTGTTTAGGCAGACCGTATAAAATAAAAGGAGAAGTTATACATGGTGATGGTAGAGGAAAGACGATTGGAGTACCTACAGCAAACCTGAAATTAAACCATTTAATAGCACTTCCAGTAAATGGCGTATACATTGTGGAAGCCATATTAAAAGGGGAAAGATATATGGGGGTTGTAAACATCGGCAGTAAGCCTACTTTTAACAAGTGGAATCCATCTATAGAGTTACATATAGTAGATTATTCAGGTGATATCTATAATGAAATAATAGAAGTATATTTTATGGACAGAATAAGGAGTATTAAAAAGTTTAGAGACTCAACAGAATTAGTAAATCAGATAAAACAGGATATAATAGTTTGTAGAAAGTTTACTGGAAAGGATACAGGTATAGTTTAA
- the infB gene encoding translation initiation factor IF-2, with protein MGKIRVYELAKKLGVSSKKLIEVLEDLNVEIRNHMSTLDDETAELIYEMLSEEKKVRNKDDIKKTKEYKTQEEIRVENKIKDKNKKGDKRIIIPDKISIKDLGEKINIEPSKIIKELFEEGIIATINQQISKKDASRIAKKYGFEVVLQDDKEIDNTIDTIDINDIEDQEQEENFVNRPPIVTVMGHVDHGKTSLLDAIRKANVTASEAGGITQHIGAYQVTINGKKIVFLDTPGHEAFTEMRARGAKVTDVAVLVVAADDGVMPQTIEAINHAKAANIPIIVAINKIDKPNANPDRVKQQLSEYGLIPEDWGGDTVCVPVSAINKKGINTLLEMILLVAEMCELKANPKTNAVGTIIEAKLDKGRGPVATVIVQKGTLYIGDAIVAGTAYGRVRAMIDDKGKRLKEAGPSVPVEVLGLSDVPNAGDLLYTVKDEKLARQIAEKRKEKQKESELKQANQKVTLDKLFQKIQKGEVKELNIIIKGDVQGSVEALIRALEKLSYDKVKVKVIHGAVGSVTESDVMLASASNAIIIGFNVRPEPNAKKIAEKEKVDIRTYRVIYNVIDDIELAMKGMLEPSFREAVIGRAEVRATFKVPGVGIVAGCYVLEGQITRNSLIRVIRDGIIVYEGKLDSLKRFKDDVKEVNEGYECGIGLEKFNDIKEGDILEAVITEKVTK; from the coding sequence TTGGGTAAAATTCGAGTATATGAGTTGGCTAAGAAATTAGGAGTATCAAGTAAGAAATTAATAGAAGTATTAGAAGATTTAAATGTTGAAATAAGGAATCATATGAGCACTCTGGATGATGAAACTGCTGAATTGATTTATGAAATGCTTTCAGAAGAAAAAAAGGTAAGAAATAAGGATGATATAAAAAAAACTAAGGAATATAAAACTCAAGAAGAGATAAGGGTAGAGAATAAAATAAAAGACAAAAATAAAAAAGGAGATAAAAGGATAATTATACCCGACAAAATCAGTATAAAGGATTTAGGCGAAAAAATTAATATCGAGCCATCCAAAATTATTAAAGAATTGTTTGAAGAAGGTATTATAGCAACGATAAATCAGCAGATAAGCAAGAAAGACGCTTCAAGAATCGCCAAAAAATATGGATTTGAAGTAGTCTTGCAGGATGATAAAGAAATTGATAATACTATTGACACTATAGATATTAATGACATCGAAGATCAGGAACAGGAAGAAAACTTTGTAAATAGACCTCCTATCGTTACGGTAATGGGACATGTAGACCATGGAAAAACATCTTTATTAGATGCCATAAGGAAAGCAAATGTGACAGCTAGTGAAGCGGGGGGAATAACACAGCATATAGGGGCGTACCAGGTAACAATAAATGGTAAAAAAATTGTTTTCTTAGATACCCCTGGTCATGAAGCATTTACCGAAATGAGAGCAAGAGGGGCTAAGGTTACCGATGTAGCTGTTCTCGTTGTAGCTGCTGATGATGGGGTAATGCCCCAGACTATAGAGGCTATTAACCATGCGAAAGCTGCAAATATCCCTATAATAGTTGCTATCAATAAGATAGATAAACCGAATGCTAATCCAGATAGAGTTAAACAACAGTTATCTGAATACGGTTTGATCCCCGAAGACTGGGGGGGGGATACCGTATGTGTTCCTGTCTCAGCTATCAATAAAAAGGGTATAAATACGTTGTTAGAAATGATATTATTAGTTGCCGAGATGTGTGAATTAAAAGCCAATCCCAAAACTAATGCAGTCGGTACTATTATAGAAGCCAAACTGGACAAAGGGAGAGGGCCCGTGGCTACCGTAATTGTGCAAAAAGGCACCCTTTATATTGGTGATGCTATTGTGGCGGGTACTGCTTATGGAAGAGTAAGGGCAATGATAGATGATAAGGGAAAGAGGTTAAAAGAAGCCGGGCCTTCTGTTCCGGTTGAAGTTCTGGGACTATCTGATGTTCCAAATGCAGGAGATTTATTGTATACGGTAAAGGACGAAAAGCTGGCAAGACAAATTGCGGAAAAACGAAAAGAAAAACAGAAAGAAAGTGAATTAAAGCAGGCAAACCAAAAAGTTACTTTAGACAAATTATTCCAAAAAATCCAGAAGGGGGAAGTAAAGGAACTTAATATCATAATTAAAGGAGATGTACAAGGTTCTGTGGAAGCATTAATCCGCGCATTGGAGAAATTAAGTTATGATAAAGTTAAAGTTAAAGTTATACACGGGGCAGTGGGTTCTGTAACTGAGAGTGATGTTATGCTGGCTTCTGCTTCTAATGCTATAATTATAGGTTTCAATGTTCGGCCTGAACCAAATGCGAAAAAAATAGCCGAGAAAGAGAAGGTTGATATAAGGACATATAGGGTTATATATAATGTTATTGATGATATAGAATTAGCAATGAAAGGAATGTTAGAACCTTCTTTCCGTGAAGCGGTTATCGGAAGAGCTGAAGTTAGGGCTACATTTAAAGTTCCGGGTGTGGGAATTGTAGCCGGCTGCTATGTTCTTGAAGGGCAAATAACTAGAAATTCTTTGATAAGGGTTATAAGGGATGGCATTATTGTCTATGAAGGCAAGCTGGATTCTTTAAAAAGATTTAAGGACGATGTTAAGGAAGTGAATGAAGGATATGAATGTGGTATAGGTCTTGAAAAATTTAATGATATTAAGGAAGGAGATATATTAGAAGCTGTTATTACTGAAAAAGTAACCAAATAG
- the rpsO gene encoding 30S ribosomal protein S15, which produces MSLEKIKKQQIIENYRLHDSDTGSPEVQIAILTERINHLNEHLKEHKKDHHSRRGLLKMVGKRRGLLNYLKEKDIERYRAIIDKLNLRK; this is translated from the coding sequence ATGTCCTTAGAGAAAATCAAAAAACAGCAGATTATTGAGAACTATAGGCTCCATGATAGTGATACTGGTTCCCCCGAGGTGCAAATTGCTATTTTAACGGAAAGAATCAACCATTTAAATGAACATCTAAAAGAACATAAAAAAGACCACCATTCACGAAGGGGTTTATTAAAGATGGTTGGTAAGAGGAGAGGGCTGTTAAATTATCTAAAGGAAAAAGATATCGAACGTTACCGGGCAATAATAGACAAATTAAATTTAAGGAAATAG
- a CDS encoding DHH family phosphoesterase, whose protein sequence is MIKEKNDIEEILNKTKSFLVVSHDMPDGDAIGSVLAVGKALENLNKDVILFIGDEIPDKYHFMYGSDKIITDGEISYIPPVLFVLDCGDLSRVKLKKEFFSKKTIVNIDHHLSNSYFGDINIIDINACATGEIIFKLFKELNIEIDLDIATAIYTAILTDTGSFRFSNSTPDSHLIAAELIKSGVKPEKISREIYEKRSIEGLKILSKALECLKVSKCGNYAWTFITKEMLAETGAVESDLEGIINYVREIKGVEIGILFKQVSDSVVKVGFRSNEWVDVRQLAVKFSGGGHKRASGCLIRGKLGDVINLVLKEVEKYF, encoded by the coding sequence ATGATAAAGGAGAAAAATGATATTGAGGAAATTTTGAATAAAACAAAATCCTTTCTTGTTGTATCTCATGATATGCCAGACGGCGATGCTATAGGTTCAGTATTGGCTGTAGGAAAAGCTCTTGAAAATTTGAATAAAGATGTAATCTTATTTATCGGGGACGAGATTCCCGATAAATATCATTTTATGTATGGAAGTGATAAAATAATAACTGATGGAGAAATTAGCTATATACCCCCTGTTTTATTTGTTCTTGACTGTGGTGATTTGAGCAGAGTAAAATTAAAAAAGGAATTTTTTTCTAAAAAAACTATAGTAAATATAGATCATCATTTGAGTAATAGCTATTTTGGTGATATTAATATAATTGATATTAATGCCTGTGCTACTGGGGAAATTATCTTTAAGCTTTTTAAAGAATTAAATATAGAAATTGATTTAGATATAGCAACCGCTATATATACAGCCATATTAACGGATACTGGAAGTTTCAGATTTTCTAATTCTACTCCAGACAGCCATTTAATTGCTGCAGAGTTAATAAAGTCTGGTGTAAAACCTGAAAAGATTTCCAGGGAAATATATGAAAAAAGATCTATTGAAGGTTTAAAAATATTGAGCAAAGCGCTAGAATGTTTGAAAGTCAGTAAATGTGGCAATTATGCATGGACTTTTATTACAAAAGAAATGTTGGCTGAAACAGGGGCAGTAGAATCAGATTTAGAAGGTATAATAAATTATGTTAGAGAAATAAAAGGAGTTGAAATTGGAATTTTGTTTAAACAGGTTTCAGACTCAGTGGTTAAAGTCGGTTTTAGGTCAAATGAATGGGTTGATGTTAGACAATTGGCTGTGAAGTTTTCGGGAGGAGGCCATAAAAGGGCATCAGGTTGTTTGATCAGAGGAAAGCTAGGGGATGTTATTAACCTCGTATTAAAAGAAGTAGAAAAGTACTTTTAA
- the truB gene encoding tRNA pseudouridine(55) synthase TruB gives MNGILNILKPPGMTSHDVVVYVRNKMNIKKVGHTGTLDPGAAGVLPLCIGNATKISQFLAKSYKSYRAELTLGISTDTHDNYGKVIYKNIVDVSEDQLIKTFKGFIGKIKQLPPMASAKKFKGKPLYKFAREGKTVPRKEVEVFIKEMKIRQIIYPNKVIFDVICSSGTYIRTLCNDIGNKLGCGGHMSFLIRTRVGNFSINDSLLLEEFEEMIEKGQLEEKLYSIDFPLKHLPRVIVPDKMINRVKNGNYINDFYFHEKFIEPKKELIRIYDSEDNFLALGRLENLNNKNILKPTRVLF, from the coding sequence ATGAATGGTATATTAAATATATTAAAACCCCCTGGAATGACATCTCATGATGTAGTTGTGTATGTAAGGAATAAAATGAATATTAAAAAAGTTGGGCATACAGGTACATTGGACCCGGGTGCCGCCGGCGTTCTGCCTCTATGTATAGGTAATGCCACCAAAATATCACAATTTTTAGCTAAATCTTATAAAAGCTACAGGGCAGAACTTACCCTTGGTATTTCTACCGATACCCATGATAACTATGGAAAAGTAATTTATAAGAATATTGTCGATGTATCAGAGGACCAGTTAATTAAGACCTTTAAAGGATTTATAGGGAAAATAAAACAATTACCCCCAATGGCTTCAGCTAAAAAATTTAAGGGAAAACCGCTATATAAATTTGCAAGAGAGGGTAAAACTGTACCCCGGAAAGAAGTAGAAGTTTTTATTAAAGAAATGAAAATCAGGCAAATTATATACCCCAATAAGGTTATCTTTGATGTAATATGTTCAAGCGGTACATATATAAGGACTTTATGTAATGATATAGGGAATAAATTGGGCTGTGGGGGTCATATGTCATTTTTGATTAGAACGCGGGTTGGTAACTTTAGCATTAATGATTCGTTGCTACTGGAAGAATTTGAAGAAATGATAGAAAAAGGTCAGCTAGAAGAGAAATTATATTCTATAGATTTCCCATTGAAACATTTACCTCGAGTTATAGTACCTGATAAAATGATAAATAGGGTTAAAAATGGAAATTATATTAATGATTTTTATTTTCATGAAAAATTTATTGAACCTAAAAAGGAATTAATAAGGATATATGATAGTGAAGATAATTTCCTTGCTCTTGGAAGACTGGAAAATCTAAACAATAAAAATATATTGAAACCAACAAGAGTATTGTTTTAG
- the alr gene encoding alanine racemase, with protein MDIYPITYIQVDLDAIAENVRIIKTLIGPHIKLMAVVKGNGYGHGSTEVAKVAIENGAEYLGVSTLDEGIELRNNGIKSPILIFTPIFPEQGENIVNYNLIPSVHSLDLVSTLNKIGEEKNKEIKIHVCVDTGFSRFGLFPDQVIHFLNIIKRRYKKIEVEGIYSHLSTANTEGHDFTRKQFEVFSDLLGNIKQQNIKIPLAHIANSAAAVKYPEMRLNMVRVGNVIYGQSPFLKNNDLNLRETWKFKSRIVSIKNIPKGSSIGYNREYIAKRDSVIGVIPVGHADGLFVDFYENHITVKTLIKNLIKDLLKFFNHPIIQKRVIVKGKSVPIIGRVSMQHCMVDLTDYSDIKLGDEVELPVRRVTASSRIRRIYFKNRQPICVEDSPVEKGNEALVQTSVPGGLVVGKD; from the coding sequence ATGGATATTTATCCAATAACTTATATTCAAGTGGATTTAGATGCCATTGCCGAAAATGTTAGGATAATAAAGACTTTAATAGGCCCCCATATAAAATTAATGGCTGTAGTTAAAGGCAATGGATATGGTCACGGGAGTACTGAAGTAGCAAAAGTTGCTATAGAAAATGGTGCCGAATATCTGGGGGTTTCAACATTAGATGAAGGTATAGAATTAAGAAACAATGGTATTAAAAGCCCAATACTGATATTTACTCCTATTTTCCCTGAACAGGGAGAAAATATTGTTAATTATAATTTAATCCCTTCCGTACATTCGTTAGACCTGGTGAGTACTTTAAATAAAATTGGTGAAGAGAAAAATAAAGAGATCAAGATTCATGTCTGTGTAGATACGGGTTTTAGCCGTTTTGGTTTATTTCCTGATCAGGTGATTCATTTTTTGAATATAATTAAAAGAAGATATAAAAAAATCGAAGTTGAAGGGATATATTCACACTTGTCTACAGCTAATACTGAAGGTCATGATTTTACCCGAAAGCAGTTTGAAGTATTTAGTGATTTACTTGGAAATATAAAACAGCAAAATATAAAGATACCTTTGGCACATATAGCAAATAGTGCCGCCGCTGTTAAATATCCTGAAATGAGGTTGAATATGGTTCGGGTGGGGAATGTTATTTACGGGCAGTCCCCATTTTTAAAAAATAATGATTTAAATCTTAGGGAAACTTGGAAATTTAAGTCCAGGATTGTATCTATTAAAAATATCCCTAAAGGCAGTAGCATAGGCTATAACAGAGAATATATAGCTAAGAGGGATTCCGTTATTGGGGTCATTCCAGTAGGCCACGCAGATGGTTTGTTTGTTGATTTTTATGAAAATCATATAACTGTAAAAACTCTAATAAAAAATCTAATAAAAGATTTATTAAAGTTTTTTAACCACCCTATTATTCAAAAAAGAGTTATAGTAAAAGGCAAAAGCGTGCCGATAATTGGGCGGGTTTCTATGCAGCATTGTATGGTAGATTTAACTGATTATTCGGATATCAAACTGGGAGATGAAGTGGAATTGCCAGTTAGGAGAGTAACTGCCAGTTCTAGAATTAGAAGGATCTACTTTAAAAATAGACAACCTATCTGTGTGGAAGATTCTCCTGTTGAAAAAGGGAATGAGGCATTGGTACAAACAAGCGTTCCGGGGGGATTAGTCGTTGGAAAAGATTAA
- the rnpM gene encoding RNase P modulator RnpM — translation MKKKKIPMRMCVGCKNTKAKKELIRIVRTPDDKLEIDKTGKKSGRGAYICPTQDCLEKALKNKGLEKSLNRSIDDEITEQLKKELMEQEE, via the coding sequence ATGAAGAAAAAGAAAATACCTATGAGAATGTGTGTTGGATGTAAGAATACAAAAGCCAAGAAGGAATTAATACGTATTGTAAGAACACCTGATGATAAACTTGAAATAGATAAAACGGGCAAAAAATCCGGAAGAGGGGCATACATCTGCCCGACGCAAGATTGTCTCGAGAAGGCTCTGAAGAACAAAGGCTTGGAAAAATCTTTAAATAGGTCAATAGATGATGAGATAACTGAACAGTTGAAAAAAGAGTTAATGGAGCAAGAAGAGTAG
- the rbfA gene encoding 30S ribosome-binding factor RbfA — translation MAYHRTQRVAEEMKKEISNIIINEIKDPRISGLITITSVDISDDLRHAKVFVSIYGEKEKKMKTIEGLKNATGFIRREVGNRIRLRYTPEIVFKLDESIEHGVNIAKLLKEVGTQDDKGEK, via the coding sequence ATGGCTTATCATAGAACACAGAGAGTTGCAGAAGAGATGAAAAAAGAAATAAGTAATATAATTATAAACGAAATAAAGGACCCGAGAATAAGCGGGTTAATAACGATAACAAGTGTGGATATTTCCGATGACCTCCGCCATGCCAAGGTTTTTGTCAGTATTTATGGTGAAAAAGAGAAAAAGATGAAAACTATTGAAGGGTTAAAAAATGCAACAGGTTTTATTAGAAGGGAAGTTGGGAATAGGATAAGGCTTCGTTATACTCCCGAAATAGTATTTAAGCTGGATGAATCTATAGAGCATGGAGTAAATATTGCAAAGCTTTTAAAGGAAGTAGGGACACAGGATGATAAAGGAGAAAAATGA
- a CDS encoding polyribonucleotide nucleotidyltransferase: protein MNLFKLELAGRDLVVQTGKLAQQANGSVLISYGDTTVLVTATASKEPREGVDFFPLTVDYEERLYAVGRIPGGFIKREGKPSEKAILSARLIDRPIRPLFPEGFRNEVQVIATILSVDQDNLPDVTAINGASIALCISDIPFAGPIGAVDVGLVDGKLIVNPDCKQREHSDLKLVVAGTKDAILMVEAGANEVPEAKMLEAIMFGHEEIKKIVKFQEEIIAQIGKEKMELQLYSIEEELERAVKEFAVKDLIQAIRNPDKMIREENINKVVENTLQHFEETYPEKEKEIKDVLYKLLKEEVRRMIIQEGIRPDGRALDEIRPISCEIGILPRTHGSGLFTRGQTQVLTVTTLGAMGDVQILDGLGIEEFKRYMHHYNFPPYSVGETRFLRGPGRREIGHGALAERALEPMIPSEEEFPYTIRLVSEVLSSNGSTSMASVCGSTLSLLDAGVPIKASVAGVAMGLIKEGEKIAILSDIQGIEDFLGDMDFKVAGTEKGITAIQMDIKIKGLSEDILKAALEQARKGRLFILNKMNEVIDKPKPELSPYAPRILTLKIDPDKIREVIGPGGKTINKIIADTGVKIDIEDDGRIYIASTDEWAGKKAVELIERLTRDVEIGGIYLGKVLRTTNFGAFVEILPGKEGLVHISKLERGRVNRVEDVVKVGDEILVKVTDIDHQGRINLSRKDALKEMEKKANE from the coding sequence GTGAATTTATTTAAACTTGAATTGGCTGGAAGAGATCTGGTCGTTCAAACAGGGAAACTGGCACAGCAGGCTAATGGTTCTGTTTTGATAAGTTATGGTGATACGACTGTGCTGGTTACTGCAACTGCTTCAAAAGAACCAAGAGAAGGAGTAGATTTCTTTCCACTGACTGTAGACTATGAAGAACGATTATATGCCGTTGGAAGGATCCCCGGAGGATTTATAAAAAGAGAGGGGAAACCCAGTGAGAAAGCTATTTTATCGGCAAGATTAATTGACAGACCAATTAGACCACTTTTTCCCGAAGGCTTCAGAAATGAAGTCCAGGTTATCGCAACTATATTGTCTGTTGATCAAGATAATCTTCCTGATGTAACTGCTATAAATGGTGCCTCAATTGCCCTGTGTATATCTGACATACCATTTGCCGGCCCTATAGGAGCAGTTGACGTAGGATTAGTTGATGGGAAGTTGATTGTAAATCCCGATTGTAAACAAAGGGAACATAGTGATTTAAAACTAGTTGTTGCAGGGACAAAAGATGCAATTCTTATGGTTGAAGCAGGAGCAAATGAAGTGCCCGAAGCTAAAATGCTGGAAGCAATAATGTTTGGGCATGAAGAAATTAAGAAAATAGTTAAATTTCAGGAGGAAATTATTGCACAAATCGGCAAAGAGAAGATGGAGCTTCAGCTTTATTCGATTGAAGAGGAGTTGGAACGGGCTGTTAAGGAATTCGCAGTTAAAGATTTAATACAGGCAATTAGAAATCCCGATAAAATGATTAGAGAAGAAAATATCAATAAGGTTGTAGAAAACACATTACAACATTTTGAAGAAACTTATCCCGAAAAAGAAAAAGAGATCAAAGACGTTCTCTATAAGTTATTAAAAGAAGAAGTGAGGAGGATGATAATTCAGGAAGGTATAAGACCTGATGGTAGAGCTCTGGATGAAATCAGGCCCATATCTTGTGAGATCGGAATTCTACCCAGAACCCATGGTTCAGGATTATTTACGAGAGGTCAAACCCAGGTTTTAACGGTTACAACCTTAGGGGCTATGGGAGACGTTCAGATTTTAGATGGGCTGGGTATTGAAGAATTTAAGAGATATATGCATCACTATAATTTTCCCCCGTATAGTGTGGGCGAAACGAGATTCTTGAGAGGGCCGGGTAGAAGGGAGATCGGTCATGGCGCCTTGGCAGAAAGGGCATTGGAACCTATGATACCTTCTGAAGAGGAATTTCCGTATACAATCCGGCTAGTTTCTGAAGTTTTAAGCTCAAATGGGTCAACATCAATGGCAAGCGTCTGCGGAAGTACCCTTTCCCTTCTTGATGCAGGAGTTCCTATAAAAGCATCAGTAGCAGGTGTCGCCATGGGTTTGATAAAAGAGGGAGAAAAGATAGCAATATTGAGTGATATCCAAGGCATAGAAGATTTTTTAGGTGATATGGATTTTAAAGTTGCAGGGACTGAAAAGGGTATAACCGCCATACAAATGGATATTAAAATTAAAGGGTTATCTGAAGATATATTGAAAGCTGCATTGGAACAGGCCAGGAAAGGCCGGCTGTTCATTTTGAATAAAATGAATGAAGTAATTGATAAGCCAAAACCCGAATTATCTCCATATGCCCCGAGAATATTAACATTAAAAATTGATCCCGATAAGATAAGGGAAGTTATAGGGCCCGGTGGTAAAACAATAAATAAAATAATTGCTGACACCGGTGTGAAAATAGATATCGAAGATGATGGTAGAATATATATAGCTTCAACGGATGAATGGGCGGGGAAAAAAGCTGTTGAATTAATAGAACGATTAACCAGAGATGTAGAAATAGGAGGGATTTATTTAGGAAAGGTTTTGAGAACAACAAATTTTGGAGCTTTTGTTGAAATCTTACCCGGTAAAGAAGGGCTCGTTCATATATCAAAGCTGGAAAGAGGTAGGGTAAATAGGGTGGAAGATGTAGTAAAAGTGGGAGATGAAATTTTAGTTAAAGTAACTGACATTGACCATCAGGGCAGAATAAATCTATCCAGAAAAGATGCTTTAAAAGAAATGGAGAAAAAAGCCAATGAATAA
- a CDS encoding polysaccharide deacetylase family protein, translated as MKVLIIKISKKYAALFMMILLCLLIIKMYHSYSPVIKYIAKEPIYRGNPNVKKIAFTCNVYWGNEYIPTLLGILRENEVKITFFIGGSWAKKFPQILKDIYYEGHEIGNHGYNHKNHKDLSLEENKKEIMEAEQMIEEIIGIKTRLFAPPYGEFNNETIKAAEELNYQIIMWSIDTIDWKKPGSDYIINKVLKKAHNGAIVLIHPTQDTVEALPTILEELKRDGYKLTTVTDIIPSKNN; from the coding sequence TTGAAAGTTTTAATAATTAAAATATCAAAAAAGTATGCAGCCCTTTTTATGATGATATTATTGTGTCTTTTAATAATTAAAATGTATCACAGTTATTCTCCTGTAATAAAATATATTGCTAAAGAACCAATATATAGAGGAAATCCTAATGTTAAGAAAATCGCCTTTACATGTAATGTTTACTGGGGAAATGAATATATTCCAACATTATTGGGGATTTTAAGGGAAAATGAAGTAAAAATAACCTTTTTTATAGGTGGCAGCTGGGCTAAAAAATTTCCTCAAATTTTAAAAGATATTTATTATGAGGGGCATGAAATAGGCAACCATGGATATAATCATAAGAATCATAAAGACTTGTCACTAGAAGAAAACAAAAAGGAAATCATGGAAGCAGAGCAAATGATAGAAGAAATTATAGGCATAAAAACAAGACTTTTTGCACCACCTTATGGAGAGTTTAATAATGAAACTATAAAAGCGGCAGAAGAATTGAACTATCAAATTATAATGTGGAGCATAGATACCATCGATTGGAAAAAACCAGGTAGTGATTATATAATAAATAAAGTATTAAAAAAGGCCCATAATGGAGCAATTGTTCTTATCCATCCTACTCAAGATACCGTAGAAGCCCTTCCGACTATATTAGAAGAACTTAAACGGGACGGCTATAAATTAACTACGGTTACAGATATCATACCCTCGAAAAATAATTGA
- a CDS encoding L7Ae/L30e/S12e/Gadd45 family ribosomal protein: protein MKNIYSLLGISQKAGKVVSGETKTEWAVRRGKVNLVIIAADSSENTIKKFITLCQNYNVEYRVFGEKDKIGHSIGKNRRAVIAISDPNLTKVIIAKIDSKQFC from the coding sequence ATGAAGAATATTTATTCTCTTTTAGGAATTTCACAAAAAGCCGGCAAAGTTGTTTCTGGTGAAACCAAAACTGAATGGGCTGTAAGAAGAGGTAAGGTTAATCTTGTAATTATTGCAGCTGATTCATCTGAAAACACCATAAAAAAATTTATAACCCTCTGCCAAAACTACAATGTAGAGTATAGAGTTTTCGGCGAAAAGGACAAAATTGGGCACAGTATTGGGAAAAATAGAAGGGCGGTTATTGCGATTAGTGACCCTAATCTAACTAAGGTTATTATTGCTAAAATTGATTCTAAGCAATTTTGCTAA
- the dut gene encoding dUTP diphosphatase: MKLLIERVKGAEDIPIPDYMTKGSSGMDLVACIDDVTEINPGEFRLIPTGIKIELPEGYEAQIRPRSGLALKHGVTILNSPGTIDSDYRGEIKVILINFGKSKFIIHRGDRIAQMVISRVWKADRIEVAVLNKTLRGDGGFGHTGINSLAKSKRREL; this comes from the coding sequence ATTAAATTGTTAATAGAAAGAGTAAAAGGGGCAGAAGATATTCCTATTCCGGATTATATGACTAAAGGTTCTTCGGGGATGGATCTAGTTGCCTGTATCGATGATGTTACTGAAATAAATCCCGGTGAATTTAGATTGATTCCAACAGGAATAAAAATTGAATTACCAGAAGGTTATGAAGCTCAAATTCGACCGAGAAGCGGTCTTGCTTTAAAACACGGGGTTACAATTTTAAATAGTCCTGGAACCATAGATAGTGATTATCGCGGTGAAATCAAAGTAATACTAATAAACTTTGGGAAAAGTAAATTTATAATTCACCGGGGTGATCGGATAGCACAGATGGTTATATCCAGAGTATGGAAGGCAGATAGGATAGAGGTAGCTGTCTTGAATAAAACATTACGGGGTGATGGTGGATTTGGCCATACCGGGATCAATTCATTAGCCAAAAGTAAGAGGAGAGAGCTTTAA